From one Chryseobacterium sp. 3008163 genomic stretch:
- a CDS encoding ATP-binding protein, whose product MSSFALFIVVLIYLALLFLVAHLAEKKKSKIWINNPYIYALSLAVYCTAWTYYGSIGVAATSGLNYLPIYIGPIMVIPAWIYINTRIVRISRVNKISSLADFISLRYGNSRSFSAIITLVCLFAIIPYIGLQIKAISETFHLVTETKISQNILTDSGTFVVILIAVFSSYYGTKYVDASEKRLGIISAIALESFLKLFFIIILGLFVIYYAFDGFSDLYQKASKFPDFKAKNTFNGIEGAMNWMVLCMISGTAICILPRQFHTAIVENRQEKHIKTAIWFFPLYLLIFTIFIFPIAWGGRLIFAGQNVNPEFYSILIPQHFDNTLITVLVFLGGLSSCISMIIISAITLSIMLSNNLIIPYGLLGKFKAENEVQNTKNITNIRKFSIFGLIILAFAFYKYFILRSSLDSVGLISFVIIAQLAPAFFGAIFWRRGSYKGAVAGLFAGLIICYFGLIIPQYYFSYNSELKGILREMYDIFQFFDISFLTRIPEIFFWSILVNTALFTILSVSMKGNYRERNFAELYVDIDKYIQNHENAFIWRGTAYVSDIQNILERFLGKKKTEQAMRIFNIKYNIDSQTETADSRFIKFSENLLAGRIGTASAKILIEGVTKEDKISLKEVLNILEESKENITLNKKLTEKSEELKQLSNDLSAANENLIVKDRQKDDFLDSVAHELRTPITAIRSAGEILADDDDIPLDIKREFLNNIITESDRLSEIINDILYLDKLQHGEIALNIHENNIIETYKKALNPILHLIQQKFIHVSEVDLLNHYQFEYDEARFIQLFQNILGNALKFTEDQGTIQTKFSAKDNFLIIKIFNTGKHIPEEDLEMIFDKFYQAKNQNIRKPTGSGLGLAISKRIVEAHNGNIKAENSGLGVTFTITLPKKNIETHEVEP is encoded by the coding sequence ATGAGTAGTTTCGCATTATTTATCGTTGTCCTTATTTACCTCGCACTTTTGTTCTTAGTTGCCCATTTGGCAGAGAAGAAAAAGAGTAAGATTTGGATTAATAATCCATACATCTATGCATTGTCTCTTGCCGTGTATTGCACCGCATGGACGTATTATGGAAGTATCGGCGTGGCAGCAACCAGCGGACTCAATTATTTACCGATTTACATTGGCCCGATCATGGTGATTCCTGCCTGGATTTATATTAATACTCGGATTGTCCGCATCTCAAGGGTCAACAAGATCAGTAGTTTAGCTGATTTTATTTCATTACGGTACGGAAACAGCAGAAGCTTCAGTGCCATTATTACTTTGGTTTGTCTTTTTGCAATTATTCCCTACATCGGATTGCAGATTAAGGCGATTTCTGAGACTTTTCACTTGGTTACAGAAACTAAAATTTCTCAAAATATTTTAACCGACAGCGGAACTTTTGTGGTTATTCTAATTGCTGTTTTTTCATCCTATTACGGAACAAAATATGTTGATGCATCCGAAAAACGTTTAGGAATTATTTCCGCAATTGCTTTGGAGAGTTTTCTTAAATTATTTTTCATTATTATTTTAGGATTATTCGTGATCTATTATGCTTTTGACGGATTTTCGGACTTGTATCAAAAAGCAAGTAAATTCCCGGATTTTAAAGCTAAAAACACTTTTAACGGAATTGAAGGCGCCATGAACTGGATGGTTCTCTGCATGATTTCCGGAACTGCAATCTGTATCTTACCAAGACAGTTTCACACCGCAATTGTTGAAAACAGACAGGAAAAACACATCAAAACAGCAATCTGGTTTTTCCCTTTATATCTTTTGATATTCACCATTTTCATCTTCCCGATTGCCTGGGGTGGAAGATTAATTTTTGCCGGACAAAACGTAAACCCTGAGTTCTACTCTATTTTAATTCCGCAACATTTTGACAACACATTGATTACGGTTTTGGTATTTTTAGGAGGATTAAGTTCGTGTATTTCAATGATTATTATTTCGGCAATCACTTTGTCAATTATGCTTTCCAACAACCTGATTATTCCTTACGGCTTATTAGGCAAATTTAAAGCTGAAAATGAAGTTCAAAACACCAAAAATATTACCAACATCCGTAAATTTTCGATATTCGGATTGATTATTCTGGCTTTTGCCTTTTACAAATATTTTATTTTAAGAAGCTCTCTAGATTCTGTCGGATTAATTTCATTTGTCATCATTGCACAATTGGCACCTGCATTTTTTGGAGCGATATTTTGGCGAAGAGGAAGTTATAAAGGTGCAGTGGCAGGACTTTTTGCTGGATTAATTATCTGTTATTTCGGTTTAATTATTCCACAATATTATTTTTCTTATAATTCTGAACTGAAAGGTATTTTACGAGAAATGTATGACATTTTTCAGTTTTTTGACATTTCTTTTCTAACCAGAATTCCTGAAATTTTCTTCTGGTCGATTTTGGTTAATACTGCCCTTTTCACCATACTTTCTGTAAGCATGAAAGGGAATTACCGTGAAAGAAATTTCGCAGAATTGTATGTTGACATCGATAAATACATTCAAAATCACGAAAACGCATTCATTTGGCGGGGAACTGCTTATGTTTCTGATATTCAAAATATTCTGGAACGTTTTTTAGGCAAGAAAAAAACCGAACAGGCGATGCGGATTTTCAATATAAAATATAACATCGATTCGCAAACCGAAACGGCAGATTCAAGATTTATTAAATTCTCTGAGAACCTTTTGGCGGGGAGAATCGGGACGGCTTCTGCAAAAATTCTCATTGAAGGAGTAACGAAAGAAGATAAAATATCTTTGAAAGAAGTTTTAAATATTTTGGAAGAATCAAAAGAAAATATCACATTAAATAAAAAACTTACCGAGAAATCTGAAGAGCTGAAACAGCTTTCCAACGACCTCAGTGCCGCAAATGAAAATCTTATCGTGAAAGACCGCCAGAAAGATGATTTTCTGGATTCTGTTGCTCATGAATTGCGAACACCGATTACCGCAATTCGTTCGGCTGGAGAAATCTTAGCCGATGACGACGATATTCCTTTAGATATTAAAAGAGAATTTTTAAATAATATCATTACAGAATCTGACCGTCTCAGTGAAATTATCAACGATATTTTATATTTGGACAAACTTCAACACGGAGAAATCGCATTAAATATTCATGAAAATAACATTATTGAAACGTATAAAAAGGCTTTAAACCCAATATTACATTTAATTCAGCAGAAATTCATTCATGTAAGCGAAGTTGATTTATTGAATCATTATCAATTTGAATATGATGAAGCTCGATTTATTCAGCTGTTTCAGAATATTTTAGGAAATGCCTTGAAATTCACCGAAGATCAAGGTACAATTCAAACTAAATTTTCAGCAAAAGATAATTTTTTAATTATAAAAATATTCAATACTGGAAAGCATATTCCCGAAGAAGATTTGGAAATGATTTTTGATAAATTTTATCAGGCTAAAAATCAAAACATAAGAAAACCTACCGGAAGTGGTCTCGGACTAGCAATTTCAAAGAGAATCGTCGAAGCCCACAACGGAAACATTAAAGCAGAAAACAGTGGATTGGGTGTTACGTTTACCATCACCCTGCCGAAGAAAAATATAGAAACCCATGAAGTTGAACCCTAA
- a CDS encoding RelA/SpoT family protein encodes MSYDLEQENKEILTRYKDLISNTYRTLDEENNKLIRKAFDIALDAHKDQRRKSGEPYIYHPIAVAKIVATEIGLGATSIACALLHDVIEDSDYTYEDLKKIFGDKIAEIVNGLTKISIMNHQNISVQSENYRKLLLTLSEDFRVILIKIADRLHNMRTLESMAPDKQKKIASETVYIYAPLAHRLGLYNIKSELEDLSLKYNSPDVYNEITQKLELAKENRERYIEEFKKEVSVRLKDEGLNVTIKGRAKAISSIYRKMLKQGVTFEEVFDNYAIRIIYKSDAKNEKFLAWKIYSIVTDVYHSNPSRMRDWITQPRSTGYESLHLTVLGPDKKWIEVQIRSDRMDDIAEKGVAAHYKYKEGYKQTNDDRNFEKWVTEIRDVLEQQQNLSTSELLDNIKLNLYSKEVFVFTPKGEIKILPTNATALDFAFSVHSDLGMKCLGAKINGKLVPISYVLQNGDQVDILSSQNQKPKFDWLDFVVTSKAKSKIKGYLNSEKNSLVDEGKEILRRKLRHAKINFNDEEINKLQKFFNLKTSQELFLKFQTNELDASSLRKYIESKNVFNNLLSRFRKSPTKNQHYVEPKEINLDMIVFGKDEEKLNYSYAKCCTVIPGDKIFGFITISEGIKVHSDNCPNAINLRAQYDYRVIPAKWVNEESFKNRIKIEIEGLDRMGMINDITAVISGAMGMDMKSMSIESNNGVFTGNINLEVKNRSQLDETFKKLKDIDGVSKVIRI; translated from the coding sequence ATGAGTTACGACCTAGAACAAGAGAATAAAGAAATCTTAACGAGGTATAAAGACCTGATTTCTAACACATACAGAACTTTGGATGAAGAGAACAACAAACTCATCCGAAAGGCTTTTGATATTGCATTAGATGCGCACAAAGACCAAAGAAGGAAATCTGGAGAACCGTACATTTACCATCCTATTGCTGTAGCTAAAATTGTCGCAACAGAAATCGGTTTGGGAGCAACATCGATCGCTTGTGCATTATTGCATGATGTTATTGAAGATTCAGATTACACCTACGAAGACCTGAAGAAGATTTTTGGTGATAAAATTGCGGAAATTGTCAACGGATTGACCAAGATCTCAATCATGAACCATCAGAACATCTCTGTGCAGTCTGAAAATTACAGAAAACTACTCCTCACGCTTTCAGAAGATTTTCGTGTGATCTTGATCAAAATTGCAGACCGACTTCACAATATGAGAACGTTGGAAAGCATGGCGCCGGACAAGCAGAAAAAAATTGCTTCAGAAACTGTTTACATTTATGCTCCACTCGCACACCGTTTAGGTTTGTACAATATCAAATCTGAACTAGAGGACTTATCTTTGAAGTATAACAGTCCGGATGTTTATAATGAAATAACGCAAAAATTAGAACTTGCCAAGGAAAACAGAGAGCGGTACATCGAAGAGTTTAAGAAAGAGGTTTCTGTACGTTTAAAAGACGAAGGGCTGAATGTCACCATCAAAGGCCGTGCAAAAGCGATTTCGTCGATTTACAGAAAAATGCTCAAGCAGGGCGTTACTTTTGAGGAAGTTTTTGACAATTACGCCATCAGAATAATTTATAAATCAGATGCTAAAAATGAGAAATTTTTGGCTTGGAAAATTTATTCGATTGTAACAGATGTTTATCACAGTAATCCATCGAGAATGCGTGACTGGATTACACAACCCCGTTCTACAGGCTATGAAAGTTTACACTTAACGGTGCTTGGTCCTGATAAAAAATGGATTGAAGTGCAAATCCGTTCAGACAGAATGGATGATATTGCCGAAAAAGGTGTTGCCGCACATTACAAATACAAAGAAGGTTATAAACAGACTAATGACGACCGAAATTTTGAAAAATGGGTTACCGAAATCCGTGATGTACTTGAGCAACAGCAGAATCTTTCAACTTCTGAGCTTTTAGATAATATTAAACTCAATTTATATTCTAAAGAAGTTTTTGTCTTTACTCCGAAAGGTGAGATTAAAATTCTACCGACCAATGCAACCGCTTTAGATTTTGCATTTTCTGTACACTCAGATTTAGGAATGAAGTGTTTGGGTGCAAAGATTAATGGAAAATTAGTCCCTATTTCTTATGTTTTGCAAAATGGCGATCAGGTAGATATTCTTTCGTCTCAAAACCAGAAACCAAAGTTTGACTGGCTCGATTTTGTGGTGACTTCCAAAGCGAAATCAAAAATAAAAGGGTATTTAAATTCTGAGAAAAACTCGCTGGTTGATGAAGGAAAAGAAATTCTTCGCAGAAAATTGAGGCATGCGAAAATCAATTTCAATGATGAAGAAATCAATAAACTTCAGAAATTTTTCAATCTGAAAACCTCTCAGGAACTATTTTTAAAATTCCAGACGAATGAGCTGGATGCTAGTAGTTTAAGAAAATATATTGAAAGTAAAAATGTATTCAACAACCTACTTTCAAGATTCAGAAAATCACCTACAAAAAACCAACATTATGTAGAGCCGAAAGAGATCAATCTGGATATGATTGTTTTCGGGAAAGACGAAGAAAAACTGAATTACAGTTATGCAAAATGTTGTACAGTAATCCCGGGAGACAAAATTTTTGGATTTATCACCATTTCCGAAGGTATAAAAGTGCACAGCGACAATTGTCCGAATGCGATCAACTTGAGAGCTCAATATGATTACCGTGTAATCCCTGCAAAATGGGTGAATGAAGAAAGCTTCAAAAACCGTATTAAAATTGAGATCGAGGGACTCGACAGAATGGGAATGATCAATGACATTACCGCAGTAATCAGCGGTGCAATGGGCATGGATATGAAGAGTATGTCAATTGAATCGAATAACGGCGTTTTCACCGGAAATATCAATCTTGAAGTAAAAAATAGAAGCCAGCTCGATGAAACTTTTAAAAAACTAAAAGATATCGACGGTGTTTCTAAAGTCATCAGAATTTAA
- a CDS encoding GNAT family N-acetyltransferase, with protein MMTEIIKANTDDDKILTEITKRSKAYWGYSEEQMSRWSDLLTITSEYIDKNQVYKLIVNQSIIAYYSYFEIENKNVRLDNLFVSPEYIGKGYGKLLMNDFILKIKQSEKIRIILDADPNAQKFYESFGFIKIGESETSVKDRFLPIMEHKL; from the coding sequence ATGATGACAGAAATTATTAAAGCAAATACCGATGACGACAAGATTTTAACTGAGATCACAAAAAGATCAAAGGCCTACTGGGGATATTCTGAAGAACAAATGAGCAGGTGGTCAGATTTACTAACCATTACTTCAGAATACATCGACAAGAATCAAGTGTATAAATTAATTGTCAACCAATCGATTATTGCTTACTATTCTTATTTTGAAATTGAAAATAAGAATGTGAGACTTGACAATCTGTTTGTTTCACCTGAATATATCGGTAAAGGTTATGGAAAATTATTAATGAATGATTTTATTTTAAAAATAAAACAGAGCGAAAAAATCAGAATAATTCTGGACGCCGACCCTAATGCACAAAAATTTTATGAAAGTTTCGGATTTATAAAAATTGGAGAAAGTGAAACATCAGTTAAAGATAGATTTCTTCCAATTATGGAACACAAACTATAA
- the nhaA gene encoding Na+/H+ antiporter NhaA gives MKLSIYFKKFFESSQSSGVLLILCVALALGIANSSLAENFQNFLDQEIGVNLFHLKYPVSIWINDGLMAIFFLLVGLEIKREVIEGELSSFKNASLPIFAAIGGMIVPAIIYTAFNYGTDHSNGWGIPMATDIAFSLAIISMLGKKVPNSIKIFLAALAIVDDLGAILVIAIFYTEQIHWIYIFLSLGTSVLLFLLNYFKVTKIILYLIPGIFLWYFLHHSGIHATIAGVVLAFSIPTNISTTEISPLEKLEHRLHFPVSFFIMPIFALTNTNITFNNGMVDGLFSGLGLGIICGLVLGKLIGINLFSWIAIKFKISSLPQNSSWTQMLGVGLLAGIGFTMSIFIALLSFKGEIQIQDEAKFAILIASFIAAIAGYIILNMSSSETIETEED, from the coding sequence ATGAAATTAAGCATATACTTTAAAAAATTCTTCGAGAGCAGCCAGTCATCAGGGGTTTTATTGATACTTTGTGTCGCTTTGGCATTAGGAATCGCCAATTCTTCTTTGGCCGAAAACTTTCAGAACTTTTTAGATCAAGAAATTGGTGTTAATCTATTTCATCTGAAATATCCTGTCAGTATTTGGATTAACGATGGTTTGATGGCTATTTTCTTTCTTTTAGTGGGTCTAGAAATCAAACGAGAAGTCATCGAAGGTGAGCTTTCATCTTTTAAAAATGCTTCTTTGCCGATATTTGCCGCAATTGGTGGAATGATTGTTCCTGCAATTATTTATACCGCTTTTAATTATGGAACTGATCATAGCAACGGCTGGGGAATTCCGATGGCTACAGATATTGCTTTTTCATTGGCAATTATTTCGATGCTTGGGAAAAAAGTTCCAAATTCGATTAAAATATTTCTTGCAGCTTTGGCAATTGTAGATGATTTGGGTGCTATTTTAGTGATTGCTATTTTTTACACTGAGCAAATTCATTGGATTTACATTTTTCTTTCTTTAGGAACTTCAGTTTTGCTGTTTCTTCTGAATTATTTTAAAGTAACCAAAATCATTTTGTATCTGATTCCTGGAATTTTTCTTTGGTATTTCCTTCATCATTCGGGAATCCATGCGACAATTGCGGGTGTTGTTTTGGCATTTTCAATTCCAACAAATATTTCTACAACAGAAATTTCACCTTTAGAAAAACTAGAACATCGGCTTCATTTTCCGGTAAGCTTTTTCATCATGCCGATTTTCGCTTTAACCAATACCAATATTACTTTTAATAATGGAATGGTTGATGGGCTTTTCAGTGGTTTAGGTTTGGGAATTATCTGCGGATTAGTTTTAGGAAAATTGATAGGAATCAATCTTTTTTCATGGATTGCCATCAAATTTAAAATCAGTTCGCTTCCTCAAAACTCATCATGGACACAGATGTTGGGAGTCGGACTTTTGGCCGGAATTGGCTTTACGATGTCGATTTTCATCGCTTTACTTTCATTTAAAGGAGAAATTCAAATTCAGGATGAAGCTAAATTTGCCATTCTGATTGCTTCTTTTATTGCTGCAATTGCAGGATACATTATTCTAAATATGAGCTCATCTGAAACCATAGAAACTGAAGAGGATTAA
- a CDS encoding AMP-binding protein, whose protein sequence is MKADNLFKQSIENKEQFWKEQAHEISWFEFPETIISKDENSYTQWFADGKLNMSYLCIDKHIEDGFGEETAIIYDSPVTNQKIRYTYNQAKEEISKLAGGLVSLGLKKGDTAVIYMPMIPQTLFAMLACARIGVIHNVVFGGFAPHELVVRIDDCKPKALITATAGIEIAKRIPYLPLVEKAIELAQDKVDNIIVFNRKLVNNQHEMFEGIIDYEELVEKSKPADCVSVESNHPLYLLYTSGTTGKPKGITRDTGGYAIALKFSMKYIYGIDQGETFWAASDFGWAVGHSYSVYGPLINRNTTIIFEGKPIMTPDAGTFWRIISEYKVSAMFTAPTAIRAIKKEDPNGELVKKYDLSHFKKQFLAGERCDVATLDWFEKHIGVPAIDHWWQTESGSPMLGLMTFDDDYKIKRASAGKPIPGYDIKIFEENGFELDEHKEGYLVIKLPLPPGAMLGIWNDYERFEKSYLSQYKGYYFSGDGAIKDEDGYIFITGRVDDVINVAGHRLSTSEMEEIVSSHPDVAECAVVGIDDDLRGQVPFATIVLKNGSEISEEDVEKEIILKVREKIGAVAFLKSVMVVKRLPKTRSGKILRKLIRTIIDGKEFQIPSTIDDEMIIGELKEKIRQYRNS, encoded by the coding sequence ATGAAAGCAGACAATTTATTTAAACAAAGCATAGAAAACAAAGAGCAGTTCTGGAAAGAGCAGGCTCATGAAATTTCGTGGTTTGAATTTCCCGAAACGATTATTTCAAAAGACGAAAACAGTTACACCCAATGGTTTGCAGATGGGAAACTGAATATGTCTTACCTCTGCATCGACAAACATATTGAAGATGGCTTTGGAGAAGAAACTGCGATTATCTATGATTCTCCGGTTACCAATCAAAAAATAAGATACACTTATAATCAGGCTAAAGAAGAAATTTCAAAATTAGCTGGCGGATTAGTTTCTTTAGGTTTAAAAAAGGGTGACACCGCAGTAATTTACATGCCGATGATTCCGCAGACGCTTTTTGCAATGCTGGCTTGTGCAAGAATTGGGGTGATCCACAATGTTGTTTTTGGAGGGTTTGCACCTCATGAATTGGTCGTAAGAATTGATGACTGCAAACCAAAAGCTTTGATTACGGCAACGGCAGGAATTGAAATTGCGAAGAGAATTCCTTATCTACCATTGGTTGAAAAAGCGATTGAACTGGCGCAGGATAAAGTAGACAATATCATTGTTTTCAACAGAAAATTAGTTAATAATCAACATGAAATGTTTGAAGGCATCATCGATTATGAAGAGTTAGTTGAAAAGTCCAAACCTGCAGATTGTGTTTCAGTAGAATCAAATCATCCGTTATACTTACTTTATACTTCCGGAACGACTGGTAAACCAAAAGGAATTACAAGAGATACAGGAGGTTACGCTATCGCTTTGAAATTCTCAATGAAATATATTTATGGAATTGATCAAGGCGAAACATTCTGGGCAGCTTCAGATTTTGGTTGGGCGGTTGGTCACAGCTACAGCGTTTACGGACCATTAATTAACAGAAATACCACCATTATTTTTGAAGGAAAACCCATCATGACTCCTGATGCAGGAACTTTTTGGAGAATTATTTCCGAATATAAAGTTTCAGCGATGTTCACTGCTCCTACAGCAATCAGAGCGATTAAAAAAGAAGACCCGAACGGCGAACTAGTTAAAAAATATGATTTAAGCCATTTCAAAAAACAATTTTTGGCAGGTGAAAGATGCGATGTTGCGACTTTAGATTGGTTTGAAAAGCACATCGGAGTTCCCGCCATCGACCATTGGTGGCAGACAGAATCCGGATCTCCGATGTTAGGACTGATGACTTTTGATGATGATTATAAAATTAAAAGAGCTTCAGCAGGAAAACCGATTCCGGGGTACGATATTAAAATTTTTGAAGAAAACGGATTTGAACTTGACGAACATAAAGAAGGGTATCTAGTTATCAAACTTCCGCTTCCTCCAGGCGCAATGTTGGGAATTTGGAATGATTACGAGCGTTTTGAAAAAAGTTATTTATCACAATACAAAGGCTATTATTTTTCAGGAGACGGGGCGATTAAAGATGAAGACGGCTATATTTTCATCACAGGAAGAGTGGATGATGTCATCAACGTTGCCGGTCACCGACTTTCAACTTCTGAAATGGAAGAAATCGTTTCCTCTCATCCTGATGTTGCCGAATGTGCTGTCGTCGGAATTGATGATGATTTACGTGGACAAGTTCCTTTTGCAACAATCGTTTTAAAAAATGGTTCAGAAATTTCTGAAGAAGATGTAGAGAAAGAAATCATCCTGAAAGTCAGAGAAAAAATTGGAGCTGTAGCGTTTTTAAAATCTGTAATGGTCGTAAAAAGACTTCCAAAAACCCGTTCGGGAAAGATTTTAAGAAAATTGATCAGGACGATTATTGATGGAAAGGAATTTCAGATTCCGTCAACGATTGATGATGAAATGATTATTGGTGAGTTGAAAGAGAAGATTCGGCAATACAGAAATTCGTAA
- a CDS encoding response regulator transcription factor, whose translation MKKILIADDEHKILMSLEYSFRKIGYEVFIARDGTEVLEFLKTLVPDVILLDIMMPNLDGYSTLEEIKKNESLNNTKVLFLSAKNNPKDIEKGLEMGADAYVTKPYSIKKLISQIEELLNS comes from the coding sequence ATGAAAAAGATATTAATTGCAGATGACGAACACAAAATATTAATGTCACTCGAATACAGTTTCCGGAAAATAGGTTACGAAGTGTTCATTGCCAGAGACGGAACTGAAGTTTTAGAATTTTTAAAAACACTTGTTCCCGATGTCATTTTATTGGATATCATGATGCCCAATCTTGACGGATACAGCACTTTGGAAGAAATTAAAAAAAATGAATCCTTAAACAATACAAAAGTTCTCTTTCTCAGTGCCAAAAACAACCCGAAAGATATTGAAAAAGGACTGGAGATGGGAGCGGACGCCTATGTGACAAAACCTTATTCAATAAAAAAATTGATTTCTCAGATTGAGGAGTTGCTTAATTCTTAA
- the acs gene encoding acetate--CoA ligase, protein MRNYVIEDLPHYFEEYKKSIKNPKKFWDKVADQNFVWYQRWSKVVKYDMNEAKITWFKDAKLNITKNCLDRHLSVRGEKTAIIWEPNDPKEEAQHISYNELYERVNKTANVLKDMGIEKGDRVCIYLPMIPELAVTMLACAKLGAVHSVIFAGFSASAVVSRVNDCGAKMLITSDGSYRGSKVLDLKSIIDEAVEKCPTVEKVLVVKRTNNEVKMKEGRDFWLADLYEKASADFVTIIMDAEDPLFILYTSGSTGKPKGMLHTSAGYMVYSAYTFKNVFNYQENDIYWCTADIGWITGHSYILYGPLLNGATTVIFEGIPTYPEPDRFWEVIEKHKVTQFYTAPTAIRSLAKESAEWVDKHDLSSLRVIGSVGEPINDEAWHWFNDHVGRKKCPIVDTWWQTETGGIMISPIPFVTPTKPTYATLPLPGIQPVLMDDKRNEITGNQVTGNLCIRFPWPGIARTIWGDHQRYKETYFSAFPGKYFTGDGALRDEVGYYRITGRVDDVVIVSGHNLGTAPIEDSINEHPAVAESAIVGFPHDIKGSALYGFVILKDSGAGRQKENLKKEINQLISDQIGPIAKLDKIQFVSGLPKTRSGKIMRRILRKIAEGDFSNFGDTSTLLNPEIVEEIKNERLG, encoded by the coding sequence ATGAGAAATTACGTGATAGAAGATTTACCGCACTACTTTGAAGAGTACAAAAAATCAATCAAAAACCCGAAAAAATTCTGGGATAAAGTGGCTGACCAAAATTTTGTATGGTACCAAAGGTGGAGCAAAGTGGTAAAATATGATATGAATGAGGCAAAGATCACATGGTTTAAAGATGCTAAATTAAATATCACCAAAAACTGCCTAGACAGACATTTATCTGTGCGAGGAGAAAAAACAGCCATCATCTGGGAACCCAACGACCCAAAAGAAGAAGCACAGCACATTTCTTACAACGAACTCTACGAAAGAGTCAACAAGACAGCAAATGTTTTGAAAGACATGGGCATTGAGAAAGGCGACAGAGTTTGCATCTATCTTCCAATGATTCCAGAACTGGCAGTTACGATGTTGGCTTGTGCGAAATTGGGAGCAGTTCATTCCGTAATATTTGCGGGATTTTCGGCTTCTGCTGTGGTTTCCAGAGTTAATGACTGTGGTGCAAAAATGCTAATTACTTCAGACGGAAGTTACAGAGGAAGTAAAGTTTTAGATTTAAAATCAATTATCGATGAAGCAGTAGAAAAATGCCCTACCGTAGAAAAAGTTTTGGTAGTAAAACGCACCAACAACGAGGTTAAAATGAAGGAAGGCAGAGATTTCTGGCTGGCTGATTTGTACGAAAAAGCTTCTGCCGATTTCGTGACCATCATTATGGATGCAGAAGATCCTTTGTTTATTCTGTACACATCTGGTTCTACCGGAAAACCAAAAGGAATGCTTCACACTTCCGCTGGCTACATGGTTTATTCCGCGTACACCTTCAAAAATGTATTCAATTATCAGGAAAACGATATTTATTGGTGTACTGCAGATATTGGCTGGATTACCGGGCATTCTTATATTCTTTACGGACCGTTGTTAAATGGTGCAACCACTGTTATTTTTGAAGGCATTCCTACTTACCCTGAGCCGGACAGATTTTGGGAAGTTATTGAAAAACATAAAGTTACCCAATTTTATACGGCACCAACTGCAATTCGTTCTTTAGCAAAAGAAAGCGCTGAATGGGTTGATAAACACGATTTAAGCTCATTGAGAGTTATCGGATCCGTGGGAGAACCGATTAACGATGAAGCGTGGCATTGGTTTAATGATCACGTCGGAAGAAAAAAATGCCCGATTGTAGATACTTGGTGGCAAACTGAAACCGGAGGAATTATGATCTCTCCTATTCCTTTTGTAACGCCTACGAAACCAACGTATGCAACTCTTCCATTACCGGGAATTCAACCTGTTTTAATGGATGACAAACGCAATGAAATTACAGGAAATCAGGTGACCGGAAATCTCTGCATCCGTTTTCCGTGGCCGGGAATTGCGAGAACCATTTGGGGCGATCATCAAAGATACAAAGAGACCTATTTCTCAGCTTTTCCGGGGAAATATTTCACGGGTGATGGTGCTTTAAGAGACGAAGTGGGTTATTACAGAATTACGGGTCGTGTGGACGATGTAGTGATTGTTTCTGGACACAATTTAGGAACTGCACCGATTGAGGACAGCATCAATGAACATCCAGCAGTTGCAGAATCTGCAATTGTAGGTTTCCCACACGATATCAAAGGAAGTGCTTTATATGGTTTTGTGATTTTAAAAGACAGCGGCGCAGGTCGTCAAAAGGAAAACCTAAAAAAAGAAATCAATCAGCTGATTTCAGATCAGATCGGTCCGATTGCAAAATTAGATAAGATTCAATTTGTTTCAGGACTTCCGAAAACGCGTTCAGGAAAAATCATGCGTAGAATTTTGAGAAAGATTGCAGAAGGTGATTTCTCGAATTTCGGAGATACTTCTACTCTGTTGAATCCCGAAATTGTGGAGGAAATTAAAAATGAAAGATTAGGGTAA
- a CDS encoding DUF6814 family protein — MNGLKKILGIVWILAALIVAYFGITVMGIPKITSGKQEDLVFGIIILFVLVPIVTGGLAIFGYYSLIGEYSDDK; from the coding sequence ATGAACGGATTAAAAAAAATATTAGGCATTGTATGGATTTTAGCTGCCTTGATCGTTGCCTACTTCGGAATAACGGTGATGGGCATCCCTAAAATCACATCAGGAAAACAGGAGGACCTGGTATTCGGCATCATTATACTTTTTGTATTGGTACCGATTGTCACAGGCGGATTGGCCATCTTCGGATATTATTCTTTGATAGGAGAATATTCTGACGACAAATAA